The genomic stretch CAGCCATAAATGATTGCCCTAGGCGGCACGTGTTGTCCGCTGTTCGATACGCTTTTCATGTTCGCCTTGAATCAATCGATGCACGTAGATACCGGGCAGATGGATGCTGTCCGGATCAAGGCTGCCGGTCGGCACGATCTCTTCCACTTCCACGACGCAGATTTTGCCGCACATTGCAGCTGGCGGGTTGAAGTTGCGCGCAGTCTTGCGGAACACCAGATTGCCTGTCGCATCCGCTTTCCACGCTTTGACAATGGACAAATCTGCTACAATCCCGCGCTCGAGAATATAGGTCTCACCGTCAAAGTCTTTGT from Oceanipulchritudo coccoides encodes the following:
- a CDS encoding CoA transferase subunit A — encoded protein: GIGILLQTRQVKKMISSYVGENAEFMRQYLSGELELEFNPQGTLAERMRAGGCGIPGFYTKTGVGTVIADGKEHKDFDGETYILERGIVADLSIVKAWKADATGNLVFRKTARNFNPPAAMCGKICVVEVEEIVPTGSLDPDSIHLPGIYVHRLIQGEHEKRIEQRTTRAA